A stretch of the Porites lutea chromosome 12, jaPorLute2.1, whole genome shotgun sequence genome encodes the following:
- the LOC140954090 gene encoding UMP-CMP kinase-like produces MFHLSFVFGRINYPAQRVMSSVVRPIVIFVLGGPGAGKGTQCEKIVKEFGYIHLSAGELLRVERASGSENGDLIETCMKEGKIVPVEITISLIEKAMNKSSTKKFLIDGFPRNENNLQGWHKVMHGKADVKCVLFFECTEEECIKRIMLRGESSGRPDDNIESLKKRFHTYETQTMPIIQHYEKLGLVKKIQAIKSPEQVFEEVQNALTSLGD; encoded by the exons ATGTTTCATTTATCATTTGTTTTCGGAAGGATCAATTATCCAGCGCAAAGAGTCATGTCTTCAGTAGTCAGGCCAATTGTTATCTTTGTTTTGGGTGGACCTGGAGCTGGCAAAGGCACACAATGTGAGAAGATTGTAAAG GAATTTGGATACATTCATTTATCAGCAGGGGAATTATTAAGAGTGGAAAGAGCTAGTGGCTCAGAAAATGGAGACCTTATTGAAACTTGTATGAAGGAAGGAAAGATTGTTCCTGTAGAAATCACAATAAGCTTGATTGAAAAG GCAATGAACAAAAGTAGCACAAAGAAATTCCTCATAGATGGGTTTCCAAGGAATGAAAATAATCTTCAAGGTTGGCATAAAGTTATGCATGGAAAAGCAGATGTGAagtgtgttttattttttgagtgCACAGAAGAG GAATGTATTAAGAGAATAATGCTGAGAGGAGAGTCAAGTGGGAGGCCTGATGATAACATTGAGAGTCTTAAAAAGAG GTTTCACACATATGAAACACAAACTATGCCAATTATCCAACATTATGAGAAACTAGGACTTGTGAAAAAGATCCAGGCAATTAAATCACCAGAACAG